Proteins from a genomic interval of Acetobacterium woodii DSM 1030:
- the phnD gene encoding phosphate/phosphite/phosphonate ABC transporter substrate-binding protein — protein MEDTNNGIKLENINKEVKAIAETSDDIKTNIMTLEESSTTSMEILNENKMAINKMLNLLTTMADKNASMAAEEKEMINSELFSLLETMDFDIKKLSWFSEENVKVFNTIVAQAEEISKLSEENATSTDEINSEINQFTGVSDKLQGNIIRIEENSSHSVEMLNENRSTISSISALLLELADGVKQASEINCELDRSSKQISKFADYIKDISRQTNLLALNASIEAARAGTAGKGFSVVAEEIKRLSGSTANFATEIEQIVNRVIVEVERSNTAIKHCTTRTTDIEGAAQKSGAVIEEIQKVLVNLNDSMNEIKEISSVQVDTSHGIQSAVAKVADAVDSTYQLTTDTINTIATQKSKNIELLSYCTKLSEMGSNVQKLTAKNKNNNEIIFGINPFTSPENIKTMYVPILNGVFKKIGYKVRTMIVKDYDALSEGMKEGIIDVAWFSPFAYVNAHEKIGIEPLVSPRVNGKVSYIGYIITRNDSGITNLLDLKGRSFAYVDEGSASGYLYAQHIIKSAGMNPNSIFSKTAYLGGHDRVINAVLSREYDAGATYDEALASAAKNGINADEFRIIAKTSEIPKDAIAINPRLPKEFSGLLKEAFVEYVKAPNIKSPVEGFVESNDAKYDVIREVM, from the coding sequence ATGGAAGATACCAACAATGGAATCAAATTGGAGAATATTAATAAAGAGGTCAAGGCCATTGCCGAAACTTCAGATGACATAAAAACCAATATCATGACTCTTGAAGAAAGTTCAACAACGTCAATGGAAATATTAAACGAGAACAAAATGGCAATCAATAAGATGCTAAATCTATTGACTACTATGGCGGATAAAAATGCGAGCATGGCAGCTGAAGAAAAGGAAATGATCAACAGTGAACTTTTTTCGCTGTTGGAAACGATGGATTTTGATATCAAGAAATTAAGCTGGTTTTCGGAAGAAAATGTAAAAGTTTTTAATACAATTGTGGCCCAAGCCGAAGAGATTTCAAAACTCAGTGAAGAAAATGCTACCAGCACTGACGAGATTAACTCGGAAATCAATCAGTTTACCGGTGTTTCTGATAAGTTGCAGGGAAATATCATCAGAATTGAAGAAAATTCCAGTCATTCGGTTGAGATGCTGAATGAAAATAGAAGTACCATCAGCAGCATTTCGGCACTGCTTTTGGAACTCGCTGATGGTGTTAAGCAGGCCTCCGAAATTAATTGCGAATTAGATCGTTCGTCGAAACAAATCAGTAAATTTGCTGATTATATTAAAGATATTTCCCGCCAGACCAATCTGCTGGCTCTTAATGCCAGCATTGAAGCAGCCAGAGCCGGTACTGCAGGGAAGGGTTTTTCAGTTGTAGCTGAAGAAATAAAGCGATTATCTGGCAGTACGGCAAACTTTGCAACGGAAATTGAACAGATTGTCAATCGTGTCATTGTTGAAGTAGAACGTTCGAACACAGCCATTAAACACTGTACAACCCGGACAACGGATATTGAAGGGGCAGCTCAGAAATCAGGGGCAGTCATCGAGGAAATTCAAAAAGTTTTGGTCAATCTCAATGACTCTATGAATGAAATTAAAGAAATTTCAAGCGTTCAGGTTGATACTTCACATGGAATTCAGTCGGCGGTGGCAAAGGTTGCTGATGCTGTGGATAGTACGTATCAGCTGACAACCGATACCATTAATACGATTGCAACCCAGAAGTCTAAAAACATAGAATTGTTAAGCTATTGTACCAAGCTTTCCGAAATGGGTAGCAATGTCCAGAAATTAACCGCCAAAAATAAAAATAATAATGAAATTATTTTTGGGATCAATCCCTTTACTTCACCGGAAAACATTAAAACAATGTATGTACCAATTTTAAATGGGGTCTTTAAAAAAATTGGATATAAGGTAAGAACGATGATTGTAAAAGATTATGACGCCTTGAGTGAAGGGATGAAAGAGGGGATTATTGATGTTGCCTGGTTTTCACCGTTTGCTTATGTTAATGCCCATGAAAAAATAGGAATTGAACCGTTAGTATCGCCTCGAGTTAATGGGAAGGTCTCTTATATTGGATATATCATTACGCGAAATGATAGTGGAATCACAAACTTGCTTGATCTTAAAGGGCGAAGTTTTGCTTACGTTGATGAAGGCAGTGCATCGGGATATCTTTATGCCCAGCATATTATTAAGTCGGCAGGGATGAATCCGAATAGTATTTTCAGCAAAACCGCTTATTTAGGAGGACATGATCGTGTTATTAATGCAGTTTTATCCCGTGAGTATGATGCTGGGGCAACCTATGATGAAGCATTGGCAAGCGCGGCGAAAAATGGAATAAACGCGGATGAATTTAGAATTATTGCTAAAACATCAGAAATCCCCAAAGATGCCATTGCCATTAATCCCAGGTTACCAAAAGAATTTAGTGGACTTCTAAAAGAAGCTTTTGTCGAATACGTTAAAGCCCCTAATATCAAGTCACCGGTTGAAGGGTTTGTGGAAAGTAATGATGCCAAGTATGATGTTATTCGCGAAGTGATGTAG
- a CDS encoding lectin like domain-containing protein: protein MKRGFKKVAFLLGVSLIYLSVMSSGIWADELQNTIKPRTAPLNPAYVEYMTDLNNGTIDALTANDDFTGYIPAPLKRFESTESIQSFTIDQSSSFPAVYDLRETGRITSVKNQQPYWCGWAFSSLASLESYLKKDVTTDFSENNMIWNNGFDGEPNDGGNVDMAIAYLTRWSGPVSESDDPFGSAKKTGLLPGYHIQEVNYINSPTAIKQALMDGGALSMAMHSEGFSNDRYYYNPNAAFYYDGNAATDHDVAIVGWDDNFDRNKFVITPPGDGAWILKNSMGTGGGDGGYFYMSYYDTYAGNEVTAFHNAEATDNYSQIYQYDPLGATTAMGYDDNTNSVYGANIFTATAGENLTAISTYALSPKTTCEISIYTDVNAGQPTSGMLKATKTVTIPQAGYYTIKLDNPILLTEGQRFAVVIKYTTPGNTEPVPVEKSFPSYSSAASANAGESFLSVDDTNDWYDVSAEDDVNVCIKAFTNRQEPVVLPNILYRTHVQNLGWQSWKSNGGMSGTTGQSLRLEGIEIKIDSPDYDLGVAYKTHVQNFGWQEWKNDGVTSGTSGQSLRLEAIMIHLSGADANKFDVYYRVHAQNVGWMGWAKNGDKAGTAGFGYRLEGIEIQVVPQGEAAPGPVAGAFMEKR, encoded by the coding sequence ATGAAAAGAGGATTTAAAAAAGTTGCTTTTTTATTGGGAGTTTCGCTTATATATTTAAGTGTAATGTCAAGTGGAATATGGGCAGATGAATTACAGAATACAATAAAGCCAAGAACTGCCCCTCTTAATCCGGCATATGTTGAGTATATGACTGATTTAAATAATGGCACTATAGATGCTTTAACGGCGAACGACGATTTCACCGGATATATCCCAGCGCCGCTGAAACGCTTTGAGAGCACTGAAAGTATCCAAAGTTTTACAATTGATCAATCATCAAGTTTTCCAGCCGTGTACGATTTGCGGGAGACCGGACGGATCACATCCGTCAAAAATCAGCAACCATATTGGTGTGGTTGGGCTTTTTCCAGTTTGGCATCACTGGAATCTTATCTTAAAAAAGATGTTACCACAGATTTTTCGGAAAATAATATGATCTGGAATAACGGGTTTGACGGAGAGCCGAATGATGGCGGTAATGTCGACATGGCCATTGCCTATCTTACGCGTTGGAGTGGACCGGTAAGTGAAAGCGATGATCCTTTCGGTTCGGCAAAGAAAACCGGACTGTTACCAGGATATCATATCCAGGAAGTTAATTATATCAATTCACCAACCGCGATTAAACAAGCTTTGATGGACGGTGGTGCTTTGTCAATGGCAATGCATTCGGAGGGATTTAGTAATGATCGCTATTATTATAATCCTAATGCGGCATTTTATTATGATGGGAATGCGGCAACAGATCATGACGTCGCTATTGTTGGTTGGGATGACAACTTTGACCGAAATAAATTTGTTATTACACCGCCGGGCGACGGTGCTTGGATTCTCAAGAATAGTATGGGAACGGGTGGCGGTGATGGTGGTTATTTCTACATGTCCTATTATGATACCTATGCCGGTAATGAAGTAACAGCATTCCATAATGCTGAAGCTACCGATAACTATAGTCAGATTTATCAATACGATCCATTAGGTGCAACCACAGCAATGGGTTATGATGACAATACGAATAGCGTTTATGGAGCAAATATTTTTACGGCAACAGCAGGGGAGAATCTTACGGCCATAAGTACCTATGCCCTAAGTCCGAAAACAACCTGTGAGATCAGCATTTATACGGATGTTAATGCTGGTCAACCAACGAGTGGGATGTTAAAGGCGACTAAGACGGTCACGATCCCGCAGGCTGGTTATTATACCATTAAATTGGACAATCCAATTCTTTTGACGGAAGGGCAACGTTTTGCAGTCGTTATTAAATATACAACTCCCGGTAATACCGAACCCGTTCCGGTTGAAAAATCGTTTCCATCTTATAGCAGTGCGGCAAGTGCTAATGCCGGCGAAAGTTTTTTGAGTGTCGATGATACGAATGATTGGTACGATGTTTCGGCTGAAGATGACGTCAATGTTTGTATAAAAGCATTTACAAATCGCCAGGAGCCGGTTGTTTTACCAAATATTCTTTATCGTACTCATGTTCAGAATTTGGGCTGGCAGAGTTGGAAAAGCAATGGTGGGATGAGTGGGACAACGGGTCAATCCTTGCGGTTGGAAGGAATTGAGATTAAAATCGATTCCCCGGATTATGATTTGGGGGTTGCATATAAAACCCATGTCCAGAACTTTGGTTGGCAGGAGTGGAAGAACGATGGAGTCACGAGTGGAACGAGCGGTCAATCGCTGCGGTTAGAAGCGATTATGATTCATCTATCAGGTGCTGATGCAAACAAATTTGATGTGTATTATCGTGTTCACGCTCAAAACGTCGGCTGGATGGGCTGGGCTAAAAATGGTGACAAAGCGGGAACCGCCGGATTTGGGTATCGGCTGGAAGGAATTGAAATTCAAGTAGTTCCACAAGGAGAAGCTGCACCCGGACCAGTCGCAGGGGCGTTTATGGAAAAGCGCTGA
- a CDS encoding HsmA family protein, producing MLIYAIVFISTACLLYTIGVWSEKIQKKLKVWHVCVFWGGFLFDTLGTSIMGTLAGGMFQFNFHGITGIAAIILMLFHAIWATIVVVRDDEKMKREFSKFSIFVWFIWLIPMVSGMIYGVGM from the coding sequence ATGCTTATTTATGCAATTGTTTTTATTAGTACCGCTTGTTTGTTGTATACCATTGGGGTGTGGTCTGAAAAGATTCAGAAAAAACTGAAGGTTTGGCATGTCTGCGTATTCTGGGGTGGTTTTTTATTTGATACACTTGGCACCAGTATTATGGGGACGCTGGCCGGTGGGATGTTTCAGTTTAATTTTCATGGGATTACCGGGATAGCTGCCATTATTCTGATGCTCTTTCACGCTATTTGGGCGACTATCGTAGTCGTTAGAGATGATGAAAAAATGAAACGGGAATTCAGCAAATTTAGCATTTTTGTTTGGTTTATTTGGCTTATTCCAATGGTATCCGGTATGATTTATGGGGTTGGAATGTAG
- a CDS encoding aminopeptidase, whose amino-acid sequence MEHQEKLSQYARLIVKTGANVQNDQLVLINCAVENFEFGRMVVAEAYQAGAKDVIVFWNDVKTSRLRYDNVSLEVLGEIPNWLAESRNYYAAQKAAVISIVGNDPEAYKGVDSEKLKANSKASAKAFEPYYKRMMNSEFQWCVVAVPERKWAQKVFPELGEQEAIEKLWDAIFEAVRIGQDDAVKAWNDHKTFLAQKCKILNTAHFDALHYQNSLGTDFTVGLQKDHIWEGGGEFTPEQIYFFANMPTEEIFTAPDRNRAEGKLVSSLPLSYQGNIIEHFSLTFHDGKVIAFEAEKGAEFLKNLIETDEGSHRLGEVALVPYDSPISNTGILFYDTLFDENASCHFALGECYPTNIKDGGKMTKAELIAAGGNQSDTHVDFMIGTKDLSITGITKEGQKVCIFKNGNWA is encoded by the coding sequence ATGGAACATCAGGAAAAATTAAGTCAATATGCACGACTCATTGTAAAAACAGGAGCGAACGTACAAAACGATCAATTGGTGTTAATCAATTGTGCCGTAGAAAATTTTGAATTTGGCCGAATGGTTGTTGCTGAAGCTTATCAAGCAGGAGCAAAAGATGTAATCGTATTCTGGAATGATGTAAAAACAAGTCGTTTACGTTACGATAACGTTAGTCTGGAGGTTCTGGGGGAGATTCCAAACTGGTTGGCTGAGTCACGAAACTATTATGCTGCCCAAAAAGCGGCGGTCATTTCAATTGTCGGTAATGATCCGGAAGCTTATAAAGGCGTTGACAGTGAAAAGTTGAAGGCCAACAGTAAAGCTTCAGCAAAGGCCTTTGAACCCTATTATAAAAGGATGATGAATAGTGAATTCCAGTGGTGCGTGGTGGCAGTGCCTGAACGAAAATGGGCACAAAAGGTATTTCCCGAACTGGGAGAACAGGAGGCCATTGAAAAACTCTGGGATGCTATCTTTGAGGCTGTACGCATCGGTCAGGATGATGCGGTAAAAGCCTGGAATGATCATAAAACATTTCTTGCTCAAAAATGCAAAATTCTTAATACGGCCCATTTTGATGCCCTTCATTATCAGAATAGTTTAGGAACTGATTTTACAGTGGGTCTTCAAAAGGATCATATTTGGGAAGGCGGTGGTGAGTTTACACCGGAGCAAATTTATTTTTTTGCTAATATGCCAACTGAAGAAATCTTTACTGCTCCGGATCGGAATCGCGCTGAAGGAAAATTAGTTTCGTCTTTACCACTTTCTTATCAAGGCAATATCATTGAGCATTTTAGTTTGACTTTTCATGACGGAAAAGTGATAGCTTTTGAAGCGGAAAAAGGCGCAGAATTTCTTAAAAACCTGATTGAAACCGATGAGGGATCACATCGCTTGGGCGAAGTTGCGTTGGTCCCTTATGATTCGCCAATATCCAACACCGGGATTCTGTTTTACGACACCTTGTTTGATGAAAATGCTTCTTGTCATTTTGCTTTGGGGGAATGTTATCCAACTAATATTAAAGACGGTGGAAAAATGACAAAAGCAGAATTAATTGCGGCCGGTGGTAACCAGTCGGATACGCATGTGGACTTTATGATTGGGACAAAAGATCTTAGTATTACCGGAATCACGAAAGAAGGGCAAAAAGTCTGTATCTTTAAAAATGGCAACTGGGCATAA
- the buk gene encoding butyrate kinase: MGEYFILAINPGSTSTKIGIYENEKELFTQSVEHDDGYLESFQTINDQFQFRKNVVLEGIEAQQFDLKKLSAVVGRGGLLPPIDAGGYGVNEVMKQLIWEGCLSPHASNLGALLADAIAVPLRIPAFIYDAVSADEMDEIARITGFPEIRRKSLCHVLNSKAMGRKYATECGRNYHDMNLVIAHLGSGISISAHKKGRIIDVISDDNGPFSPERSGSLPAFALVDLIYSHQYEKKQIYKKIRGRGGLKGHLGTSDIREIEKRICAGDATAKQVYEAQAYQIAKGIGEIAVVFKDKIDGIILTGGMAYSEKLTGLVKAYIAFLAPVRCLPGENELEALALGGLRLLRGEEKAHIFCGDKDNK; this comes from the coding sequence ATGGGTGAATACTTTATTTTAGCCATTAATCCCGGTTCGACGTCAACTAAGATAGGAATTTATGAAAATGAAAAAGAGCTATTTACACAATCAGTTGAACATGACGATGGATATCTAGAATCCTTTCAAACAATTAACGACCAATTTCAATTTAGAAAAAATGTTGTGCTGGAAGGTATCGAAGCACAGCAATTTGATTTGAAAAAGCTTTCGGCTGTTGTAGGACGAGGCGGCTTATTGCCGCCTATCGATGCCGGTGGATATGGTGTAAATGAAGTCATGAAGCAACTGATATGGGAAGGTTGTCTTTCGCCACACGCGTCAAATTTAGGGGCTTTGCTGGCCGATGCGATAGCAGTACCGTTGAGGATTCCAGCATTTATTTATGATGCTGTTTCAGCTGACGAAATGGACGAAATTGCGCGTATTACCGGATTCCCGGAAATTCGGCGAAAAAGCCTTTGTCACGTTTTAAATAGCAAAGCGATGGGCCGGAAATATGCAACTGAATGCGGCCGAAACTATCACGATATGAATCTCGTTATTGCTCATCTGGGGAGTGGTATTTCTATTAGTGCCCATAAAAAAGGGCGAATTATTGATGTTATTTCTGATGATAACGGCCCGTTTTCACCGGAACGTTCTGGAAGTTTGCCTGCGTTTGCTTTGGTCGATCTAATTTACAGTCACCAATACGAAAAAAAACAGATCTATAAAAAAATACGGGGACGTGGTGGACTAAAAGGACACCTGGGCACCAGCGATATTCGAGAAATTGAAAAACGGATTTGTGCCGGTGATGCAACGGCAAAACAAGTTTATGAAGCCCAAGCTTATCAGATTGCCAAGGGGATTGGCGAAATCGCGGTTGTTTTTAAAGATAAAATAGATGGAATTATTTTAACGGGGGGAATGGCTTATTCAGAAAAACTGACTGGGCTGGTAAAAGCCTATATTGCGTTTTTGGCACCGGTCAGATGTCTGCCAGGTGAAAATGAATTGGAAGCGTTGGCGCTGGGAGGATTAAGATTATTAAGAGGGGAAGAAAAAGCGCATATTTTTTGCGGTGATAAAGATAATAAATAG
- a CDS encoding ArsA family ATPase, which produces MRIILYTGKGGVGKTSVAAATAVKLAKDGKKVMIMSTDQAHSLSDSFAVKLKNSPVEISERLWGMEIDAILEGERAWGNMKKYMKELLTAKADGGIETEELLVFPGLEELFSLFKITDIYNQNQYDVLIVDCAPTGETLSLLKFPEMFGNLIKNVLPMKKKAVKVAGPMVEKVMKMPMPDDHVFDDVEQLNEKLFALQSLMTNKEVLSIRIVTTPERIVIKEAKRNFSYLHLYDYNIDAVIVNKVYPRKALDGYFSKWIMLQEEGMKEIRESFSAIPVFTLLLLKKELVGVEILLEAANQIFGETDPAEILFKDTIFEVKKEIDGYSYVLNIPFADKKDMDMSQKGNELMIQIKNEKRCFTLPDLLKNKTIQGAKYLEGQLYIKFS; this is translated from the coding sequence ATGAGAATCATTTTATACACCGGAAAAGGTGGTGTCGGAAAAACCAGTGTAGCAGCAGCGACCGCGGTAAAACTGGCGAAAGACGGGAAAAAAGTCATGATCATGAGTACGGATCAAGCGCATAGTCTGTCAGATTCGTTTGCGGTAAAATTAAAAAATAGCCCTGTTGAAATATCAGAACGACTCTGGGGCATGGAAATTGATGCGATTCTTGAAGGTGAACGGGCATGGGGAAATATGAAAAAATATATGAAAGAATTGCTCACCGCTAAGGCCGATGGTGGAATTGAAACCGAGGAATTACTGGTATTTCCAGGACTGGAAGAATTATTTTCATTATTTAAAATTACCGATATTTATAATCAAAACCAATACGACGTTTTGATTGTCGACTGTGCGCCGACGGGGGAAACTCTTTCACTGCTTAAATTTCCGGAAATGTTCGGGAATCTCATTAAAAATGTATTACCGATGAAAAAGAAAGCAGTTAAGGTAGCTGGACCGATGGTTGAGAAAGTTATGAAAATGCCAATGCCAGATGATCATGTTTTTGATGATGTGGAACAGCTCAATGAAAAACTTTTTGCGCTTCAGTCCCTGATGACAAATAAGGAAGTGCTCAGTATTCGTATTGTGACAACGCCGGAGCGAATTGTGATAAAAGAAGCGAAAAGAAATTTTTCTTATCTTCATTTGTATGATTATAATATTGATGCGGTGATTGTCAATAAAGTTTATCCGCGCAAAGCTTTGGATGGATATTTTTCAAAGTGGATTATGTTACAAGAAGAAGGGATGAAAGAAATAAGAGAAAGTTTTTCAGCGATTCCGGTTTTTACGTTATTATTGCTAAAAAAAGAATTGGTTGGTGTCGAAATACTACTTGAAGCAGCAAATCAGATTTTTGGCGAAACTGACCCTGCTGAAATATTATTCAAGGATACTATCTTTGAAGTGAAAAAGGAAATAGACGGGTATTCATATGTTTTAAATATCCCTTTTGCAGATAAAAAGGACATGGATATGAGTCAAAAAGGGAATGAATTGATGATTCAAATAAAAAATGAAAAGCGGTGTTTTACGTTACCGGATCTGTTAAAAAATAAAACCATCCAAGGAGCAAAATATTTAGAGGGGCAGCTTTATATAAAATTTTCCTGA
- a CDS encoding RNA polymerase sigma factor, with amino-acid sequence MKEDQEDEVDDKLIKKYLATGNSEYFEPIVERYERYGYIYAYSLLKNEFDAQDVVAESFLKAFAKIRQYRLGSSFKNWFLKIVHNTSFDLLRKNKTLVYLDDLENGESYSADETLSYDNIQSLDFGEMQKALDRLPHDLKGVVILRYYYDWDYKKICEFLNIPIGTLSSRLNRACKKLKNLYEGGI; translated from the coding sequence TTGAAAGAAGATCAAGAAGATGAAGTTGATGATAAGTTGATAAAAAAATATCTGGCAACTGGCAATTCTGAATATTTTGAACCTATTGTTGAACGGTATGAGCGTTATGGATACATTTATGCCTACTCTCTTCTTAAAAACGAATTTGATGCACAGGATGTAGTGGCCGAAAGTTTTTTAAAGGCATTTGCGAAAATCAGGCAATATCGATTGGGCAGCAGCTTTAAAAACTGGTTTTTGAAAATTGTTCATAATACCAGCTTTGATTTATTAAGAAAAAATAAAACGTTGGTTTATTTGGATGATTTGGAAAATGGCGAAAGTTATTCTGCTGATGAGACACTCAGTTATGATAATATCCAGTCATTAGATTTTGGGGAAATGCAAAAAGCGCTGGATCGTTTGCCCCATGACCTGAAAGGGGTAGTAATTTTGCGATATTATTATGATTGGGATTATAAAAAGATCTGTGAATTCTTAAATATTCCCATCGGAACGTTATCTTCGCGTTTGAATCGAGCCTGCAAAAAACTAAAAAATTTATATGAGGGAGGAATATGA
- a CDS encoding cation-translocating P-type ATPase yields MKTYLQTAEEVLNELNSDSNGLSQKEANERLEKNGKNKLKRARKDSLAKRLYNQLRDPMIVILIVAAIISGITAAYSRESFADVVIIMVVVMINSVLGVYQESKAEKAIEALQAIAANTSRVLRDGSIEEIKTEDLVVGDVILLEAGDSVPADARLLESASLKIEEAALTGESVPVSKVITALNLGDQKSISLGDRKNMVYMGSTAVYGRGSAIVVATGMDTEMGKIADAITQAKENQTPLQIKLNQLSQVLSWLVLGICVFIFALSLVRIYLGEGITGIGVLNIFMVAVSLAVAAIPEGLAAVVTIVLSIGVTNMAKEKAVIRKLTAVETLGCTQVICSDKTGTLTQNKMTVVDYFGFDEQLLGQAMTLCNDAYLNDDNKAEGEPTEAALVDYGFSLGLEKQVLENKMPRVMEAPFDSGRKLMSTGHKMATGAFIQYTKGAPDVLISRCTTYWDGKTQQQLTDTIRQEIRHANQGLAAKALRVLAAASRNWDALPEEVAPNNLEQELCFIGLTGMIDPIRPEVKDAIVECKSAGIRPIMITGDHPDTAMAIAAQLDIIRDKSEAITGARLDEISEEQLKQDIVKYSVYARVQPEHKVRIVKAWQNQGMIVAMTGDGVNDAPSIKTADIGIGMGITGTDVTKNVADMVLADDNFATIVNAVEEGRRIYDNIRKAIQFLLSSNLSEVLAIFIATLFGFTILKPVHLLWINLITDSFPAIALGMEAEEADTMKNPPRESHEGIFSRGLGVDVIWQGAMVAIVTIIAYFVGHFIEAGIWEIAESPDGMTMAFLTLSMAEMFHSLNMRSRRQSIFKMSHQNKFLFLAMVASLVLTTAVIFIPPIAAAFEFEAISFIEYFTAMGLAVVVIPIVEIVKFFQRKSARKQLIA; encoded by the coding sequence ATGAAGACGTATTTGCAAACAGCAGAAGAAGTTTTAAACGAGCTGAACTCGGACAGCAATGGACTCTCCCAGAAGGAAGCGAATGAAAGGCTTGAAAAAAACGGGAAAAACAAATTAAAGCGAGCAAGAAAGGATTCGTTGGCAAAACGTCTCTATAATCAATTAAGAGATCCAATGATCGTAATTTTAATTGTCGCCGCAATCATTTCCGGAATTACGGCTGCTTATTCACGAGAATCATTTGCTGATGTTGTCATCATCATGGTTGTCGTCATGATTAATTCGGTTCTGGGTGTGTATCAGGAAAGTAAGGCTGAAAAAGCGATTGAGGCTTTGCAAGCAATAGCAGCCAATACATCCCGGGTGTTGCGAGATGGCAGTATTGAGGAAATCAAAACCGAAGATTTGGTAGTCGGCGATGTGATTCTACTGGAAGCGGGAGATTCGGTGCCGGCGGATGCCAGACTACTGGAAAGTGCCAGTCTTAAAATTGAGGAGGCTGCCCTCACCGGCGAAAGCGTACCGGTTAGCAAGGTAATCACCGCTTTAAATCTTGGCGATCAAAAAAGTATTTCATTGGGAGATCGCAAGAACATGGTATATATGGGAAGTACGGCAGTATATGGTCGAGGCAGTGCCATCGTTGTGGCAACCGGGATGGACACAGAAATGGGTAAGATTGCTGATGCGATTACGCAAGCCAAAGAAAATCAGACGCCGCTACAAATAAAGCTGAATCAGTTGAGTCAGGTCTTAAGTTGGCTGGTACTGGGAATTTGTGTTTTTATCTTTGCTTTGAGTTTAGTTCGTATATATTTAGGTGAAGGTATTACTGGGATTGGGGTCTTAAATATTTTTATGGTTGCCGTTTCATTGGCGGTAGCGGCTATACCAGAAGGTCTAGCTGCGGTGGTCACCATCGTTTTGTCGATTGGGGTTACCAATATGGCCAAAGAAAAAGCAGTGATCCGAAAACTAACGGCTGTTGAAACATTGGGATGTACCCAGGTTATCTGTTCCGATAAAACTGGGACATTAACTCAAAATAAAATGACGGTCGTGGATTATTTTGGTTTTGATGAACAATTACTTGGCCAAGCCATGACATTATGCAATGACGCATATTTAAATGATGATAATAAGGCCGAAGGAGAACCCACCGAGGCAGCCTTGGTTGATTACGGTTTTTCTCTTGGTCTTGAAAAACAGGTTCTGGAAAATAAAATGCCAAGAGTAATGGAGGCACCATTTGACTCTGGCCGAAAATTAATGAGTACCGGACACAAAATGGCAACGGGAGCATTTATTCAATATACCAAAGGAGCACCGGATGTTTTGATTTCGCGGTGTACGACTTATTGGGATGGGAAAACCCAACAACAGCTTACCGACACCATTCGTCAAGAAATTAGACATGCTAATCAAGGCTTGGCAGCTAAAGCTTTGCGGGTATTGGCGGCGGCCAGTCGAAACTGGGACGCATTACCGGAAGAGGTGGCCCCCAATAACTTAGAACAAGAACTCTGCTTCATTGGTTTAACGGGAATGATTGATCCGATCCGTCCGGAAGTAAAGGATGCGATTGTTGAGTGTAAGTCAGCGGGAATACGGCCGATTATGATCACCGGGGACCATCCCGACACCGCCATGGCTATTGCCGCCCAACTGGACATTATTCGTGACAAATCGGAGGCCATCACAGGAGCGCGGCTGGATGAAATATCCGAAGAGCAATTAAAACAAGATATCGTAAAATATTCTGTTTATGCGCGGGTCCAACCCGAACATAAGGTGCGAATTGTTAAAGCCTGGCAAAATCAGGGTATGATTGTGGCTATGACCGGCGATGGGGTGAATGATGCCCCATCAATTAAGACCGCAGATATTGGTATTGGAATGGGGATAACCGGTACGGATGTAACAAAAAATGTCGCCGATATGGTGCTTGCTGACGATAATTTTGCAACAATTGTCAATGCCGTAGAGGAAGGCCGTCGAATCTACGATAATATCCGAAAAGCCATTCAGTTTCTTTTATCTTCAAATCTTTCTGAAGTATTGGCAATTTTTATCGCTACATTATTCGGATTTACCATATTAAAGCCAGTGCATTTACTTTGGATTAACCTGATTACGGATTCGTTTCCCGCGATTGCCTTGGGTATGGAGGCCGAAGAAGCCGATACGATGAAAAATCCGCCGCGGGAGTCTCATGAAGGTATTTTCTCAAGAGGACTTGGTGTGGACGTCATCTGGCAAGGTGCGATGGTAGCGATTGTCACGATCATTGCTTATTTTGTCGGACACTTTATCGAAGCAGGAATATGGGAAATTGCTGAGAGTCCCGATGGTATGACGATGGCATTTTTAACATTATCTATGGCTGAAATGTTTCATTCGCTGAATATGCGTAGTAGACGGCAATCGATATTCAAAATGTCACACCAGAATAAATTCCTATTTTTGGCTATGGTTGCTTCGTTGGTATTGACGACGGCAGTTATTTTTATTCCACCGATTGCGGCCGCTTTTGAGTTTGAAGCAATCAGCTTCATCGAATATTTTACAGCAATGGGGCTAGCGGTTGTGGTTATACCAATTGTTGAAATTGTGAAGTTTTTTCAAAGAAAATCGGCGAGAAAACAATTAATCGCTTAA